From Bacteroidales bacterium:
TATACTCTCCAAAAACCGACAATGTATTGCGTTCGTTTATAAAATAATCTGCCCCCAGTTTGATATTGCCGAAATATCCCTTTCTTTGTGACTCGGATTGCTGCTTATAATAGGTAGTAGTATCATTGGAATACAGTTCTCTGTATGAATCGTAATATGAATTCATTTTGTTTCTTCTGCCGTCTGCATTTATATAAAACCCGAATTTTTTTATATTATATGCAAAATTTAAAGAGCCTCCGTACCTGCCGTTTGTTGAGGCATTAACCGTAGCCATTATACTATATCCGTTTTCTTTTTTCCTTTTTGTAACAATATTAATGATACCCGACATGCCATCGGGGTCATACCGCGCAGAAGGATTTGTAACGATTTCTACTTTTTCTATCATTCCGGCAGGCATCTGGTCAAGGCTGGTAAGGCCTGAAGGCCTTCCGTCAACAAAAATCGTTACATTGGTAGAGCCTCTTAGGCTTACATTCCCTTCTATATCCACTTCCACAGAAGGTATCGTCTGCATGATGTCCAATGCAGTACCTCCCGCAGTCAGTATGTTTTTATCTACATTAATAACTTTTTTGTCGAGGTTGTATTCTACCTGGTCTTTTTGCCCGGTGATAGTAACAGCATCAAGAGCTGTGGCAGTGGTTTCCAAATCAATTGTATGCAAATTAATATATGATTTATCACTGTTAATAACTATATCGGGGATAATTTTTGCAGCGTAACCAATGAAATTAATTTTTACAAAATATCCTCCATAAGGAATATTATCAATGATAAATTTCCCCTTTGAATTTGTCAGCCCCCCAGTTACCATGGAAGAATCAGAATTTTTACAAACAATCACATTGGCAAACTCAACAGGTGAACCTCCTTTTTGGTCTTGTACCGTTCCTAAAATTGTCCCTTTGCCCAATGAGCCGTTTCCATTGATATTTTCAGGTTTGTTCTGTGATAATGTTACTAAACTTACTGCAAACAGCCACAACGCACATATTAAATACTTCATACCTGCTATTCCTTCTGCATTATCTTTATTTCAATGCATTTATAATAATTCTTTCCACATCAAGCGCTGAGTTTGTCATTACTTCGGTAATAATGCCCCCAATGGATGCTGCAACCATACTCGCATTGACTCTTGAAATATAGGTTTTCCCGTCTGATTTCGTATATACCGATATTCTGCAAGGCATCAGGGCGGAAACTACGCGCTCATCGTCTTTCTCAAGTATTCTTGAGGAATGCTTTGGATGGCAGATCTCAAACACCCTGACAGGCAACACTTCTTTGCCGAAATTACGCATGGTCTGCTGTAAATCATGAACGGCAGGGGTCTTCCAACCCTCTGCCGCAATGCTTTCAGCCAATTTTTTTAATGTTTCTTCAAAACCGAAAGGACTCGCTGTCTCAAAGAACAACTCATTAACTATCATATACTTACTTGTTTTTTATTTACTCTGATGAGGGCAATTTTGATGTTGTTGACCGGCATCAGGTTTCTGTCCGCAGCATCCTTTTCCCGGGCCATAGCCTTGTCCCATTCCACAACCTGTGCCGCTACCATGCCCATAGCCGGGATTTTGTTTCGGGCCTTTGCCTTTTTCACCATCCCCAAACTTTGCATGATGTAAATCGAAAGCTAGCTTTTGCTCGTCATTTAATAATTTTCTTACATCCTGCCTGAAAGCTTCACGTTTTTTTGCCATATCGGCTTTGAGTGAATAAATTTCATCAATGGTTTTGTTCACAGCAGTTACATCAACATTGTCTCCTGATGAAACAGTTTTTAAATGCGCCTTCTTTTCGTCTATCTGATTTTTTATTGGAAGGGTTTCTTTCTGCATTTTTAGTTTCAGCGTTGTAATTTGTTTTTCCTGCTCAGGAGTCAGGTCTTTAATAAATCCGAGACCACATTTTTGACCTGCCGAGGTACCGGGGTTTTCTTTTTGTTGTTGCTGATGCTGGCACTGGGCCATAGCCATATTGCTGGCGGAAAGAAAAATAAACGCCAACATCATTGCAAAAATTACATTTAACTTTTTTGTTTTCATTTTTTTTAGTTTTTTAGTTTGTAGTCATATATTATTTTTTTAAAATCTTTCCCTTTTGCATTCCTTATGCTTTTTTTTACTTTTAAAACCGAAAGGTTTGTGCATACAGTCGTCGTGGCAAAAAACACCTGAATATATCCCTGCAAGTTTCAGTTGTTGCTCTGAAGTACATACTTTTCTAAGGTTTAAATAATGGCTGATAAACATCTTGCGTACTTGCGCATAAAGAACTCCGAGATCATCTGCAGTCGAATACAATAAAAGGCTGTCGGGTTCTGTTTTTGACAGGTTTTCTGAGATGACACTTCTTTTTTCATCCATCAGTTTACGCAAAGCTGCGACACTGTCGTGATGCGCCTTTTTCATTATCCTGAATTTTTTGGCCTGAACAGGTGTAAGCTCTAATTTTTTTTCGAGAAATGACTGCATACAAGGTTGCCCTTTTTTGGGTTTGTTACTGAGGGGTTCATTATACATCTTATATAATATAGTGGCAATAGCTGCGGTATTTATCAACAGCACCGCAACGACCAGCCATAATGTTACTCTGTTTTTATTGAAATAGCTCATAATTTATTCGTTATTACTTAAATAATATGTTTCCAATGCTTCCATGTTGTTTTCTTTCAACCCGTATTCTTCAGCTATCAGCACTTCTGCATTTTTTATGTTCTGATTTTGCTCTACAATATCATTATTATCAAAAAGGTGGTCGCTTATTTTAATACCTATAAAAATACCAGCCAGTATCAGTATGGCTGAAAAAACAGGTCGCAATACACCAGATAAAATTCTTCCTGCAGATACTTCCGACTTCAGATTATTGATTTTGGCAATCAGCCTTTGCTGGAAAAACTCATCGGGCATGAGTTCTTCATCAGAAGGGACTGTTGAAAGTACTGATGTCAATTTTTGATAAATTACTTTACAGGTACTGCATTGAGCCAGATGTTCCTGCATTTCCTGATGAAGAGCGGTGTCTGTATCCTGATAAAAATAATTAAGAATGTTTTTTCCGAAATTTTTGCAGTCCATAAAAGGCTTTTTATACCATTAGACAACAAATCCTAAAAAAACTTGCAGAAAAAAAATTATTTAGCGAAATAATTTCAACAGCGAAGACTGAAGCTCCATTTTTGCCCTGTGTATCAGTGATTCAACAGAAGCCACCGAAACACTCATGATTTCCGAAATTTCTTTATATGACATGCCGTCAATTTTATTCAGGGTAAAAGCTATTTTTTGGTTTTTAGGCAGTTTATTTATCCGGGAATATAAAATTTTATTTTTTTCAGCAAGCACGAGTATATCTTCGGGGCTTATTTCAAAATTATTTTTTTCTGTGATTATGTCAATATTTTTTTCATGGCTGCTATTTACAAAGGGTTGCAAAAAAGCATACTGCTTTTTCTTTTTGTTAAAGTTGATAGACTTGTTAATAGAAATACGGTATAACCAGGTTGATAAAGAAGAAGTGTGCCTGAAACGGCTTATATTGGCAAAAGCATCCATGAAAACTTCCTGGCTGATATCTTCGGCATCCTCTCGGTTGTTCACAAAACTCATGGCCAGCCGGAATACCATACCTGAATATTGGTGTACCATTGCATAGCTTGCCTCTTTTTTACCCTCAATAATACCGTTTAAAAGTTCTTTATCTTCCATTTTTGCTGATAAGCATACAAATATGCATTAGATTTTTGCATTTATTATTAACAGTTTTATTTTTAACAAGTTTTTAATTTAAAAAATACGCAAAATTTTTAATAACTGCAAGTATTTGGCAAATATTTGAAAACTTTGTAATAAACAAATGAATTAATAACATTAACTGCATTTTTTTAGTATAACTTATTTTTTTTTAATTTTATTTTATATTTTTATAATTACGTCATTTTTTTTTATATATTTGCATTTTAATTTAATATTATGTTTAGATATTTTATTAAAAATTAACAAAAACATATATCATTTTAAATGGAAAAGGCAATAAAATATAATAATGTAAAGTTATCACATAGAATTTATTTTTAAATAGCACCATTATAAACTTAAATAATTATAAACATTAAAAAATTAAAATTATGACACTAAGTAAACAAATTGACATCAACAAATTTGATGCCGCAGCACGCAAAATGAGATCCATTGCTCATCCGATGAGAATAGCCATCATTGAGTTATTGGAAACCAACAAACAAATGAACGTAACACAGATTTACGAAAAACTGAATATCGAACAGGCTGCTGCCTCTTTGCACCTGAACCTGCTCAGGACACACGGTGTTCTCGACAGAAAAAGAAGTGGCAAAATGACTTTTTACTCTCTTAAATCAGATGCTATCACCAACCTGATAGACTGTGTAAAAATGTGCGGCAACGAATAATTTCAGGAAAATACCGTTAACACAATTTTCCTTCTTTGATTCTGGTTTCTAAATTCGCAGAGGTATATGCCCTGCCATGTGCCTAAAGCGATTTTACTTTTAACAATCGGGATAGTAAGTGATGTCCCCGTAAGAGAGGATTTTATATGTGCCGGCATGTCATCATTGCCTTCGGCATCATGTGAATAATAATGTTCTCTTTCGGGGACAAGCTTTCTGAAAAAATTTTCCATGTCGCTCAAAACCGTTGGGTCGGAATTTTCATTGATGGTAATTGCAGCAGATGTATGCTGAAAAAAAATATTCAATAAACCTGCTTCAGGAAGTTTGGGAAGGTTTTTTTATATAATATCGGTAATCACATGAAAGCCTCTTCCAAAAGATGGTAGGATTGTTTCTGTTTGATATATCATAAAAATTAAAAAAGTTATTTTTGCATTATGAATATCAAAAGTACACAGAAATGTTATCATTCCTAAGGTTATCTTTATTCATATTTAATATCTTTTTCTTTTTTGCTACGTTTTCACAAACCGCCAATTCATTATTTGAAGCAGGCGAAAAGAAATTCCATGAAAAAGATTATACTGCTGCAATAGCAGAATTCACAAAATGCGTTGAAAAAAACGAGTTTTTTTATGAAGCATATACAGGAAGAGGAAACTGTTATGTTA
This genomic window contains:
- a CDS encoding DUF302 domain-containing protein produces the protein MIVNELFFETASPFGFEETLKKLAESIAAEGWKTPAVHDLQQTMRNFGKEVLPVRVFEICHPKHSSRILEKDDERVVSALMPCRISVYTKSDGKTYISRVNASMVAASIGGIITEVMTNSALDVERIIINALK
- a CDS encoding Spy/CpxP family protein refolding chaperone, coding for MKTKKLNVIFAMMLAFIFLSASNMAMAQCQHQQQQKENPGTSAGQKCGLGFIKDLTPEQEKQITTLKLKMQKETLPIKNQIDEKKAHLKTVSSGDNVDVTAVNKTIDEIYSLKADMAKKREAFRQDVRKLLNDEQKLAFDLHHAKFGDGEKGKGPKQNPGYGHGSGTGCGMGQGYGPGKGCCGQKPDAGQQHQNCPHQSK
- a CDS encoding periplasmic heavy metal sensor, which translates into the protein MSYFNKNRVTLWLVVAVLLINTAAIATILYKMYNEPLSNKPKKGQPCMQSFLEKKLELTPVQAKKFRIMKKAHHDSVAALRKLMDEKRSVISENLSKTEPDSLLLYSTADDLGVLYAQVRKMFISHYLNLRKVCTSEQQLKLAGIYSGVFCHDDCMHKPFGFKSKKKHKECKRERF
- a CDS encoding RNA polymerase sigma factor translates to MEDKELLNGIIEGKKEASYAMVHQYSGMVFRLAMSFVNNREDAEDISQEVFMDAFANISRFRHTSSLSTWLYRISINKSINFNKKKKQYAFLQPFVNSSHEKNIDIITEKNNFEISPEDILVLAEKNKILYSRINKLPKNQKIAFTLNKIDGMSYKEISEIMSVSVASVESLIHRAKMELQSSLLKLFR
- a CDS encoding metalloregulator ArsR/SmtB family transcription factor, with protein sequence MTLSKQIDINKFDAAARKMRSIAHPMRIAIIELLETNKQMNVTQIYEKLNIEQAAASLHLNLLRTHGVLDRKRSGKMTFYSLKSDAITNLIDCVKMCGNE